A single Methylobacterium sp. 17Sr1-1 DNA region contains:
- a CDS encoding UDP-3-O-acyl-N-acetylglucosamine deacetylase, whose translation MGFESVAWREATLGRSVSARGPGLHTGRAARVTLAPAPAGHGIRFAVRCAGTSAEVPAGTADWVASRMSTALAVGEGRKLRTIEHLMAGLAASRIDNAAVTVEGTEIPILDGSAARWCALIDAAGRVPQDRPRQVLRIRAPFQVDGMHGFLRAEPADAFEVDVSTDRLPGFGVLRWSGPIDPATFRAEIAPSRSFGNASLIWRTLLKTRLARTLLPASTRETLWARSFESQTVRADDLVPTVTRPECRRSICPETEERMHPRDREPLLRGARPGRVAILLGGRVLGGARFPDEPVRHKILDLVGDLALAGRPILGRIVANCPTHALTFAFLTELMRHPECWEVVSLAEPGHEAVGTDREGIGTT comes from the coding sequence ATGGGATTCGAAAGCGTCGCGTGGCGCGAGGCGACGCTGGGCCGGAGCGTATCGGCGCGCGGGCCCGGGCTGCATACCGGCCGGGCCGCCCGCGTCACCCTGGCACCGGCGCCCGCCGGCCACGGCATCCGCTTCGCGGTGCGCTGCGCCGGGACCTCGGCCGAGGTGCCGGCCGGAACGGCGGACTGGGTCGCGAGCCGGATGAGCACCGCCCTCGCTGTCGGCGAGGGGCGCAAGTTGCGCACCATCGAGCACCTGATGGCGGGCCTCGCGGCCTCCCGCATCGACAATGCGGCGGTCACCGTCGAGGGGACCGAGATCCCGATCCTCGACGGCTCGGCGGCGCGCTGGTGCGCGCTGATCGATGCCGCCGGGCGGGTACCGCAGGACCGGCCACGCCAGGTTCTGCGCATTCGCGCGCCGTTTCAGGTCGACGGAATGCACGGCTTCCTGCGCGCCGAGCCGGCCGACGCCTTCGAGGTCGATGTCAGCACCGACCGGCTGCCGGGCTTCGGCGTGCTGCGCTGGTCGGGCCCGATCGATCCGGCCACGTTCCGGGCCGAGATCGCCCCGAGCCGCAGCTTCGGCAACGCTTCGCTGATCTGGCGCACCCTGCTCAAGACCCGCCTCGCCCGCACTCTCCTGCCGGCGTCGACTCGGGAGACACTCTGGGCCCGCTCGTTCGAGTCCCAGACCGTGCGGGCCGACGACCTCGTGCCCACGGTCACGCGGCCGGAATGCCGGCGCTCGATCTGTCCCGAGACGGAGGAACGGATGCACCCGCGGGACCGCGAGCCGCTGCTGCGCGGCGCCCGTCCCGGGCGGGTCGCGATCCTGCTCGGCGGACGGGTGCTCGGCGGCGCGCGCTTCCCCGACGAGCCGGTGCGGCACAAGATCCTCGACCTCGTCGGCGATCTGGCTCTCGCCGGCCGGCCGATCCTCGGGCGCATCGTGGCGAATTGCCCGACCCACGCGCTGACCTTCGCGTTCCTCACCGAGCTGATGCGCCATCCGGAATGCTGGGAGGTGGTCTCGCTGGCCGAGCCCGGTCACGAAGCGGTCGGCACCGATCGCGAAGGGATCGGCACAACTTGA
- a CDS encoding EAL domain-containing protein — translation MRTLSLVLACLAALAGLLLAAPEARAVEAVRVTLDSQAIDLTPAIERYRSDGDLIQISTAPGKDGIVRRIAVKARETGARPDWMVFALTNDTDEQIDRVLVAPHFRLVGSGVVWPDLGGSRIAAITASQGIRPERDESPDADQFVITLDPGTTVTFVAELRTPNVPQVYLWDQDAYRKKATGLTLYKGIIIGIAGLLALFLTIVFVVKGAIIFPAAAALAWAVLAYACIDFGFFQRIFPVTEAAERIYRASAEAVLGATLLVFLFAYLNLARWHVRYSHVALIWLLFLAGLVGLAVIDPPVAAGVARISVATVAGVGLLLVVYLAIHNGYDRAILLIPTWLLLLAWVVAAGFAITGQLHNDLVQPALIGGLVLIVMLIGFTVLQHAFAGGGLGNSLVSDTERRALALTGAGDVVFDWDVPGDRVFAGPEIEGQLGLKRGALEGPQANWLSLLHPFDVERYSAALDTVIEERRGRISQDFRLRSAAGPYYWFRLKARPVIGTDGEVVRIVGTIADVTEAKIAEERLLHDAVHDNLTGLPNRELFNDRLDAALALASQDPRLKPTLFVVDIDRFKQVNDAIGLSAGDSILLTLSRRLNRLLRPQDTLARVAGDEFAIILLSERDPDRIIAFADSIRRAITTPITYADREIFLTPSIGVALHEAGAVVKRDDVVKNAELAMINGKRQGGDRIEVYRPTMRSDRGERMMLESDLRRALERNEIKVLFQPIVRLEDRTVAGFETVLRWDHPRLGRVAPQVFLPIAEESGLIVNLGVFALERTAAELAAWQQALVVEPPIFASVNLSSRQLLRHDLLHDVKTVLARTGVVPGSLKLELTEALVMENPEYAAQMLARIHELGAGLCLDDFGTGYSALTYMQRFPFDTIKIDHSFVRQMANGRSGILRSIVRMAQELGLEIVAEGAESEADALALAEIGCDYAQGFAFGEPMSVLQARQLVGAAPEAA, via the coding sequence TTGCGCACGCTCTCACTCGTCCTCGCCTGCCTCGCGGCCCTTGCCGGGCTGCTCCTCGCCGCGCCGGAGGCCCGCGCGGTCGAGGCCGTGCGCGTCACCCTCGATTCGCAGGCCATCGATCTCACCCCGGCGATCGAGCGCTACCGCTCCGACGGCGACCTGATCCAGATCTCCACGGCGCCCGGCAAGGACGGCATCGTGCGCCGCATCGCCGTGAAGGCGCGCGAGACCGGGGCGCGGCCGGACTGGATGGTGTTCGCGCTCACCAACGACACCGACGAGCAGATCGATCGCGTCCTCGTCGCCCCGCATTTCCGCCTCGTCGGCTCCGGCGTGGTCTGGCCCGATCTCGGCGGCTCGCGCATCGCCGCGATCACGGCGAGCCAGGGCATTCGCCCTGAGCGCGACGAGAGCCCGGACGCCGACCAGTTCGTCATCACGCTGGATCCCGGCACCACCGTCACCTTCGTGGCGGAGCTGCGCACGCCGAACGTGCCGCAGGTCTATCTCTGGGACCAGGACGCCTACCGCAAGAAGGCGACCGGGCTGACCCTCTACAAGGGCATCATCATCGGCATCGCCGGGCTGCTGGCGCTGTTCCTGACCATCGTGTTCGTGGTCAAGGGCGCCATCATCTTCCCGGCCGCGGCGGCCCTCGCCTGGGCGGTGCTGGCCTATGCGTGCATCGATTTCGGGTTCTTCCAGCGCATCTTCCCGGTGACGGAGGCGGCGGAGCGGATCTACCGCGCCTCGGCGGAAGCGGTGCTCGGCGCGACGCTGCTGGTGTTCCTGTTCGCCTACCTCAACCTCGCCCGCTGGCACGTGCGCTACAGCCACGTCGCGCTGATCTGGCTGCTGTTCCTCGCCGGTCTCGTGGGCCTCGCCGTCATCGACCCGCCGGTGGCGGCGGGCGTGGCGCGGATCTCGGTCGCCACGGTGGCCGGCGTCGGGCTGCTGCTGGTGGTCTATCTGGCGATCCACAACGGCTACGACCGGGCGATCCTGCTGATCCCGACCTGGCTGCTGCTGCTCGCCTGGGTGGTGGCGGCGGGCTTCGCCATCACCGGCCAGCTCCACAACGACCTCGTCCAGCCGGCCCTCATCGGCGGCCTGGTGCTGATCGTGATGCTGATCGGCTTCACGGTGCTCCAGCACGCCTTCGCGGGCGGGGGCCTCGGCAACAGCCTCGTCTCCGACACCGAGCGGCGGGCGCTGGCCCTGACCGGCGCCGGCGACGTGGTGTTCGACTGGGACGTGCCGGGGGACCGGGTCTTCGCCGGACCCGAGATCGAGGGGCAGCTCGGCCTCAAGCGCGGGGCGCTCGAGGGGCCGCAGGCGAACTGGCTCTCCCTGCTCCACCCCTTCGACGTCGAGCGCTACTCGGCCGCCCTCGATACCGTGATCGAGGAGCGGCGCGGCCGGATCTCCCAGGATTTCCGCCTGCGCTCGGCCGCAGGCCCCTATTACTGGTTCCGCCTCAAGGCGCGGCCGGTGATCGGCACCGACGGCGAGGTGGTGCGCATCGTCGGCACCATCGCGGACGTGACCGAGGCGAAGATCGCCGAGGAGCGGCTGCTGCACGACGCCGTCCACGACAACCTCACCGGCCTGCCCAACCGCGAATTGTTCAACGACCGGCTCGATGCGGCGCTGGCGCTGGCGAGCCAGGACCCGCGCCTGAAGCCCACCCTGTTCGTGGTCGACATCGACCGGTTCAAGCAGGTCAACGACGCGATCGGGCTCTCGGCCGGCGATTCGATCCTGCTGACCCTGTCGCGCCGCCTCAACCGGCTGCTGCGGCCGCAGGACACGCTGGCGCGGGTCGCCGGCGACGAGTTCGCCATCATCCTGCTCTCCGAGCGCGATCCCGACCGGATCATCGCCTTCGCCGACAGCATCCGCCGGGCGATCACGACGCCGATCACCTACGCCGACCGCGAGATCTTCCTGACGCCCTCGATCGGCGTCGCCCTGCACGAGGCGGGCGCGGTGGTGAAGCGCGACGACGTGGTGAAGAACGCCGAGCTCGCCATGATCAACGGCAAGCGCCAGGGCGGCGACCGGATCGAGGTCTACCGCCCGACCATGCGCTCCGACCGCGGCGAGCGGATGATGCTGGAGAGCGACCTGCGCCGGGCGCTGGAGCGCAACGAGATCAAGGTGCTCTTCCAGCCGATCGTGCGCCTGGAAGACCGCACGGTGGCGGGGTTCGAGACCGTCCTGCGCTGGGACCATCCGCGGCTCGGCCGCGTCGCCCCCCAGGTTTTTTTGCCGATCGCAGAGGAATCCGGGCTCATCGTCAATCTCGGCGTGTTCGCCCTGGAGCGCACCGCGGCGGAACTCGCCGCCTGGCAGCAGGCGCTGGTGGTCGAGCCGCCGATCTTCGCCTCCGTCAACCTGTCCTCGCGCCAGCTCCTGCGCCACGACCTGCTGCACGACGTGAAGACCGTGCTCGCCCGCACCGGCGTCGTCCCCGGCTCGCTCAAGCTGGAGCTGACCGAGGCCCTGGTGATGGAGAACCCGGAATACGCCGCCCAGATGCTCGCCCGCATCCACGAGCTCGGCGCGGGCCTGTGCCTCGACGATTTCGGCACCGGCTACTCGGCGCTGACCTACATGCAGCGCTTCCCCTTCGACACGATCAAGATCGACCATTCCTTCGTGCGCCAGATGGCGAACGGGCGCTCGGGGATCCTGCGCTCGATCGTCCGGATGGCGCAGGAACTGGGGCTCGAGATCGTCGCCGAGGGCGCCGAGTCGGAAGCCGACGCCCTGGCGCTGGCCGAGATCGGCTGCGACTACGCGCAGGGCTTCGCCTTCGGCGAGCCGATGTCGGTCCTGCAGGCGCGGCAATTGGTGGGGGCGGCGCCGGAGGCGGCGTGA